Proteins co-encoded in one Methanobrevibacter sp. genomic window:
- a CDS encoding OB-fold nucleic acid binding domain-containing protein yields the protein MDDEIRKKFYEEIKDFISEEKFEERMEFHRKENENNPFMTEEDLAELVYNETVPDTEKEESDDYEDEEYTRTKIADLAETDRSDQTTAISGRVMSISNPKVFKNSRGKEGQLANVEIADDTGSIRATFWSINIKLMKRFNEGDVIQINNVGIKRSDYSGKLEASLRSNSTVNVLKGDFPEFPVYEEEITKIGDIDVSDEEVNVIARITRIPTVRTYEKNGKDGKVASLELRDDTGEISYTLWNNNVYLIKTLGLEDEDTVKILKAQVREGRDGELSLSHWDGRIIKGDYDLPDFSNPITKIGEVQEGDDVNLLGVVTKIQDIKTFTRNDGSDGKLRSFEIGDETGSIRVTLWGDDTDLPINKGDIVKIIGAKIRFDDYTKSGYSANTNWTTQISINPDNISEDERLIFDEIIQQMHPISISDLQEFDEDGEEVDVMGRIVSVFDINEFQRDDGTVGIVRSVDFSDGTGEVRLALWGEKADYEFTPGEAYLIENARTKMGMHAVELNVGSTSRIIKLSEEDAYALPSFEIIEEMLYTTKSIDEIDEDDEYEEGKTRIIARIIDINEPREFERQDGRKGVVRNIEIADLTGSIKVVLWDSNAMLDFEIGEAIKIENPRVVYNDNDNRIELQTNRATSILVPSESEIENLPSFEELEEMIYQSRTIGTLEENDSNIRISGTIRDPSNNRVLITKCPHCNNTIEEFGEDEYVCDYCGEEIDEPKHLLMIPARLEDEDGEEISITFFNKLAEELLGMTIDEIVDVIRESDDFGVLEGKIEDLNGLNVEVIANVNFDEYNEEMRLSPKKILSKYY from the coding sequence ATGGACGATGAAATACGTAAAAAATTTTATGAAGAGATTAAAGACTTCATTTCTGAAGAGAAATTTGAGGAAAGAATGGAGTTTCATAGAAAAGAAAATGAAAATAATCCTTTCATGACTGAAGAAGATTTGGCGGAGTTAGTCTATAATGAAACAGTTCCTGACACCGAAAAAGAAGAATCTGATGATTATGAGGATGAAGAATATACTAGAACAAAAATCGCTGATTTGGCCGAAACAGACAGAAGCGATCAAACTACTGCTATTTCTGGAAGGGTAATGTCTATAAGCAACCCTAAAGTTTTTAAAAACAGCAGAGGTAAAGAAGGTCAACTAGCTAATGTTGAAATTGCTGACGATACAGGTTCTATTAGAGCAACCTTCTGGAGTATTAATATAAAACTCATGAAAAGGTTTAATGAAGGGGACGTAATTCAAATTAACAACGTTGGAATAAAAAGAAGCGATTACAGCGGAAAACTCGAAGCTAGTTTAAGATCAAATTCCACTGTAAATGTCTTGAAAGGCGATTTCCCTGAATTTCCAGTATATGAAGAAGAAATTACCAAAATTGGAGATATTGACGTATCTGATGAAGAAGTCAATGTCATTGCAAGAATTACTAGAATTCCAACCGTAAGAACATATGAAAAGAATGGTAAAGACGGTAAAGTTGCATCCCTTGAACTTAGAGATGATACTGGTGAGATATCTTACACTTTATGGAATAATAATGTTTATTTAATTAAAACTTTAGGTCTTGAGGATGAAGACACTGTTAAAATATTAAAAGCGCAAGTTCGTGAAGGAAGAGATGGGGAACTTTCATTGTCCCATTGGGATGGAAGAATTATTAAAGGAGATTACGATCTTCCAGATTTCTCAAACCCTATTACTAAAATTGGCGAAGTTCAAGAAGGAGATGATGTTAATCTTTTAGGTGTCGTAACCAAAATTCAGGACATTAAAACATTTACAAGAAATGATGGTAGTGACGGAAAGCTTCGTTCATTTGAAATAGGTGATGAAACAGGTTCAATTAGAGTAACTCTTTGGGGTGATGATACAGATTTGCCTATTAATAAAGGAGATATTGTAAAAATCATTGGTGCAAAAATTAGATTTGATGATTACACTAAATCTGGCTACTCAGCAAATACTAATTGGACAACCCAAATATCAATAAATCCGGATAATATATCTGAAGATGAAAGATTGATATTTGATGAAATTATACAACAAATGCATCCAATAAGCATTAGCGATCTTCAGGAATTCGATGAAGATGGTGAAGAAGTTGATGTTATGGGTAGAATAGTGTCTGTTTTCGATATTAACGAATTCCAAAGAGATGATGGTACTGTAGGAATTGTACGTTCTGTTGATTTCTCAGATGGTACTGGGGAAGTAAGATTGGCATTATGGGGAGAAAAAGCAGATTATGAATTTACTCCTGGTGAAGCATATTTAATTGAAAATGCCAGAACTAAAATGGGAATGCATGCAGTTGAATTAAATGTAGGTTCCACATCAAGAATCATAAAATTATCAGAAGAGGATGCATATGCTTTACCATCCTTTGAAATTATAGAAGAAATGCTTTACACAACTAAGTCCATTGACGAAATTGATGAGGATGATGAATACGAAGAAGGTAAAACACGTATTATTGCAAGAATAATTGATATTAACGAACCTCGTGAATTTGAAAGACAAGATGGAAGAAAGGGAGTTGTTAGAAATATTGAAATTGCAGATTTAACTGGCAGTATTAAAGTTGTTTTATGGGATTCTAATGCAATGTTGGATTTTGAAATAGGTGAAGCAATTAAAATTGAAAATCCAAGAGTTGTATATAATGACAATGACAACAGAATTGAACTACAAACTAATAGGGCTACTTCTATTTTAGTACCTTCAGAATCTGAAATTGAAAACTTGCCTTCATTTGAAGAATTGGAAGAAATGATCTACCAATCCAGAACAATAGGAACTCTAGAAGAAAATGATTCCAATATTCGTATAAGTGGAACTATTAGAGATCCATCTAACAATAGGGTACTAATTACTAAATGTCCTCATTGTAACAACACAATTGAGGAATTCGGTGAGGATGAATATGTCTGCGATTATTGTGGAGAGGAAATAGATGAACCTAAACATCTTTTAATGATTCCTGCAAGACTTGAAGATGAAGATGGTGAAGAAATTTCAATTACTTTCTTTAATAAATTGGCAGAAGAGTTACTTGGAATGACAATTGATGAGATTGTTGATGTCATTCGTGAATCTGATGATTTCGGTGTTTTAGAAGGTAAAATTGAAGATTTAAACGGTTTAAACGTAGAAGTTATTGCTAATGTTAATTTTGATGAATATAATGAAGAAATGAGATTAAGTCCTAAAAAGATTTTATCCAAATATTACTAG
- a CDS encoding CoB--CoM heterodisulfide reductase iron-sulfur subunit A family protein yields MAENNNEELRIGVYVCHCGVNVGGVVNCPEVAEYARSLPNVVVAKDYKYMCSDPGQLLIQEDIKEHNLNRVVVAACSPRLHEPTFRRCVEEAGLNKFLFEFANLREQDSWVHMAEPEAATEKAKDLTRMAVAKARLLEPLEATKVGVDNKALVIGGGVTGIQSALDLADMGFQTYMVERNPTIGGRMGQLDKTFPTLDCSMCILAPKMVDTAKHENIDLITYAEVKTVDGYIGNFTVGVEKKPRYIDEELCVGCGSCVEVCPIEIPNYYDEGIGMVKAAYIPFPQAVPLCATIDKNYCIECMLCDQICERGAVNHKQEPEMIELKVGTIIAATGYDPFDPSGIYQYGYGRYSNVITGMEIERMINASGPTEGHVIRPSDGKTPKRVAFIHCVGSRDEQIGKPYCSRVCCMYSLKNAQLCVDHEPDTDVTCYYMDIRAFGKGFEEFYKTSQEKYGIEFVRGKPAQIFENEDGTLTIRAEDTLIGKVTEFTYDLVVLAVGLENPAGSNELRQTLGLSRSGDGFYMEAHPKLRPVDTLTDGVYVAGVAQGPKDIPDSVAQGSAAASRAAIPMSKGEVEIEPIVARTDDLVCGACEVCVELCPYGAISIVGEAGNDHAEINVALCKGCGTCVGACPSGAMDQQHFKTDQIMAQISAALEDIGK; encoded by the coding sequence ATGGCAGAAAATAATAACGAAGAATTAAGAATCGGTGTTTACGTTTGCCACTGTGGTGTAAACGTTGGTGGAGTCGTAAACTGTCCTGAAGTAGCTGAATATGCAAGAAGTTTACCTAATGTAGTAGTAGCTAAAGACTACAAATACATGTGTTCTGACCCAGGTCAATTATTAATCCAAGAAGACATTAAAGAACACAACTTAAACAGAGTTGTTGTAGCAGCATGTTCCCCTCGTCTTCACGAACCTACTTTCCGTAGATGTGTAGAAGAAGCAGGATTAAACAAATTCTTATTTGAATTTGCTAACTTAAGAGAACAAGACTCTTGGGTACACATGGCTGAACCAGAAGCAGCTACTGAAAAAGCAAAAGACTTAACTCGTATGGCAGTAGCTAAAGCAAGATTATTAGAACCATTAGAAGCAACCAAAGTAGGAGTAGACAACAAAGCTCTTGTTATTGGTGGAGGAGTAACTGGTATTCAATCTGCTTTAGATTTAGCTGACATGGGCTTCCAAACCTACATGGTAGAAAGAAACCCAACCATCGGTGGAAGAATGGGACAATTAGATAAAACTTTCCCAACTCTTGACTGTTCCATGTGTATTCTTGCACCAAAAATGGTAGATACTGCAAAACACGAAAATATTGACTTAATTACCTATGCTGAAGTAAAAACCGTTGACGGTTACATTGGAAACTTCACTGTAGGTGTAGAGAAAAAACCAAGATACATTGATGAAGAATTATGTGTAGGATGTGGATCTTGTGTAGAAGTATGTCCTATTGAAATACCAAACTACTACGACGAAGGTATTGGTATGGTAAAAGCTGCATACATCCCATTCCCACAAGCTGTACCATTATGTGCAACTATTGATAAAAACTACTGTATTGAATGTATGCTTTGTGACCAAATCTGTGAACGTGGTGCTGTAAACCACAAACAAGAACCAGAAATGATCGAATTAAAAGTTGGTACTATTATCGCAGCAACCGGTTACGACCCATTCGACCCTAGTGGAATTTACCAATATGGATACGGCCGTTACAGCAATGTAATTACTGGTATGGAAATTGAAAGAATGATCAACGCATCAGGTCCTACCGAAGGTCACGTAATCAGACCATCTGACGGTAAAACCCCTAAACGTGTTGCATTCATCCACTGTGTAGGTTCAAGAGATGAACAAATCGGTAAACCTTACTGTTCAAGAGTATGTTGTATGTACTCCCTCAAAAACGCACAATTATGTGTTGACCACGAACCAGATACCGATGTAACCTGTTACTACATGGATATCCGTGCATTCGGTAAAGGATTCGAAGAGTTCTATAAAACCTCACAAGAAAAATACGGTATTGAATTTGTAAGAGGTAAACCAGCTCAAATCTTCGAAAACGAAGACGGAACCTTAACCATCAGAGCAGAAGATACCTTAATCGGAAAAGTAACTGAATTTACTTACGATTTAGTTGTATTAGCTGTTGGTCTCGAAAACCCTGCTGGTTCCAACGAATTAAGACAAACCTTAGGTCTTTCAAGATCTGGTGACGGATTCTACATGGAAGCTCACCCAAAACTCAGACCTGTTGATACCTTAACCGACGGTGTATACGTTGCTGGTGTAGCACAAGGTCCTAAAGATATTCCTGACTCCGTAGCACAAGGTTCAGCTGCAGCATCCAGAGCAGCAATCCCAATGTCCAAAGGAGAAGTAGAAATCGAACCTATTGTAGCTCGTACTGATGATTTAGTATGTGGTGCATGTGAAGTTTGTGTAGAATTATGTCCATACGGAGCTATCTCCATTGTTGGTGAAGCTGGTAACGACCACGCAGAAATCAACGTTGCATTATGTAAAGGATGTGGTACTTGTGTAGGTGCATGTCCATCTGGTGCAATGGATCAACAACACTTCAAAACCGATCAAATCATGGCACAAATCAGTGCTGCACTTGAAGACATCGGTAAATAG
- a CDS encoding undecaprenyl-phosphate glucose phosphotransferase produces MIKQNQKAFNLLLVLIDVLMLSFSLLCAWLLRFKTTLFGPIGGHLSFEQYLIFLILAVIPTYLILYFSFGLYKPFRSHRTIFKEATGIIKVNIVAFIVLVAVLFIINEPNFSRILLILLAIIATFFGIIERFVLRSILKRIRSNNKNQKHILVVGDNDLAFNFAQKIRNNPYLGFKISGFLGRKDRVGLEIEGSKIIGSFNDLEEVLENNDFDRVVLAIPLKYYYKIDSLVASCEKVGIKAEIIPDYYQYFPARPSIDMIEDMPIINIRYVPLNDAFNKVLKTVSDYIIAIIAIIITSPIMIFTAIAIKLTSKGPIIFKQERIGHNGKSFMMYKFRSMKVQDPNEEKHEWTTKDDPRKTKIGSFIRKTSIDELPQFFNVLKGEMSVVGPRPERPYFVNEFKEKIPKYMIKHQVKPGLTGWAQIHGCRGNTSIKKRIEYDIEYVEHWHMGLDLGIMIKTILKKNPNAY; encoded by the coding sequence ATGATAAAACAGAATCAAAAAGCTTTCAATTTGCTTTTAGTTTTAATTGACGTATTGATGTTGTCTTTTTCATTATTGTGCGCATGGTTATTACGTTTTAAAACTACATTATTTGGGCCTATTGGAGGACACTTAAGTTTCGAACAATATTTGATTTTTCTTATACTTGCTGTTATTCCAACATATTTAATACTATACTTCTCTTTTGGTTTGTATAAACCATTCAGATCTCATAGAACAATATTTAAAGAAGCAACAGGAATCATAAAGGTAAATATAGTTGCATTTATTGTTCTTGTAGCTGTTTTGTTTATTATCAATGAACCTAACTTTTCTAGAATATTATTAATACTTTTAGCTATCATTGCCACATTCTTTGGTATTATTGAGAGATTTGTATTAAGAAGTATTTTAAAGCGTATTCGTTCCAATAACAAAAATCAAAAACATATCCTTGTTGTTGGAGACAATGATCTTGCATTTAACTTCGCCCAAAAAATTCGCAACAATCCATATTTGGGTTTTAAAATCAGTGGATTTTTAGGCCGTAAAGATAGGGTGGGGTTAGAAATAGAAGGAAGTAAGATTATTGGCAGTTTTAATGATTTGGAAGAGGTACTTGAAAATAACGATTTTGATAGGGTTGTTTTAGCTATCCCATTAAAATATTATTATAAGATTGATAGCCTTGTAGCTAGCTGTGAAAAGGTGGGGATAAAAGCGGAGATTATTCCGGATTATTATCAATATTTCCCTGCAAGACCTTCCATAGACATGATTGAAGACATGCCGATTATCAACATCAGATATGTTCCTTTGAATGATGCATTCAATAAAGTTCTTAAAACAGTTTCTGATTATATTATTGCAATTATAGCTATTATTATAACTTCTCCTATTATGATTTTTACTGCAATAGCTATTAAACTAACATCAAAAGGGCCAATTATTTTTAAACAGGAAAGAATTGGCCATAATGGAAAATCATTCATGATGTACAAGTTTAGAAGTATGAAGGTTCAGGATCCTAATGAGGAGAAACATGAATGGACAACAAAAGATGATCCTAGAAAAACAAAAATAGGATCTTTTATTAGAAAGACAAGTATTGATGAATTGCCTCAATTTTTCAATGTTTTAAAAGGTGAGATGAGTGTTGTAGGTCCTAGACCGGAAAGGCCATATTTTGTTAATGAATTTAAAGAAAAAATACCAAAATACATGATTAAACATCAAGTTAAACCTGGACTGACTGGCTGGGCTCAAATTCATGGTTGTAGAGGTAATACTTCTATTAAAAAACGTATAGAGTATGATATTGAATATGTAGAGCACTGGCATATGGGATTAGACCTTGGTATTATGATTAAGACCATTTTAAAGAAAAATCCTAATGCATATTGA
- a CDS encoding AEC family transporter has translation MDAIITTILSISILIALGYIFKKINLLSEKDVTPFNNLVMNLLMPCMIFSALYSADLNLIPKLGVLPFVIVGSSCVCGVISYIILKSLHFDDRKVWSIVVTVMIANTAFMGYPVNLGIFGNSGFLRAIFSDLGTLFIFIILSFVLILKFGGSSKVAIKKVALFPALWAVILGILLNAFNVPIGPVLDNVINYLGQGAIPLIMISLGLALNLNGLHKNIPSIAFTSVVKLFIFPLIACIIVSLLHLSGLEYDVAIVEAAMPSGMLSLLLAITYDLDYHVTSDCILSNTLFSLITLPIIISLI, from the coding sequence ATGGATGCAATTATAACAACTATTTTATCTATCTCAATTTTAATTGCTTTAGGTTATATTTTTAAAAAAATTAATTTATTGTCTGAAAAAGACGTCACTCCTTTTAATAACTTGGTAATGAATCTTTTAATGCCATGTATGATTTTTTCAGCTCTTTATTCTGCTGATTTGAACCTGATTCCAAAACTTGGTGTTTTGCCTTTTGTTATTGTTGGTTCATCATGTGTTTGTGGTGTTATTAGTTATATAATTTTAAAAAGTCTTCATTTTGATGATAGGAAGGTATGGAGTATTGTTGTCACTGTCATGATTGCAAATACTGCGTTTATGGGATATCCTGTTAATTTGGGAATTTTTGGCAATAGTGGTTTTTTAAGAGCAATTTTCTCTGATTTAGGTACTTTATTCATTTTTATTATATTGTCATTTGTTTTAATTCTAAAATTTGGAGGCAGTTCAAAAGTTGCCATAAAAAAAGTTGCACTCTTTCCCGCTTTATGGGCAGTTATTCTGGGAATTTTATTGAATGCATTTAATGTTCCCATTGGGCCGGTGTTGGATAACGTAATTAATTATTTGGGTCAAGGAGCAATTCCTCTAATTATGATTTCATTAGGTTTAGCTCTTAATTTGAATGGTCTTCATAAGAACATCCCATCTATTGCCTTCACATCTGTGGTGAAACTGTTTATTTTTCCTTTAATCGCTTGTATTATTGTTTCTCTTCTCCATCTATCAGGATTGGAGTATGATGTGGCTATTGTTGAAGCTGCAATGCCTTCTGGAATGCTTTCATTGTTGCTTGCAATTACATATGATCTTGACTATCACGTAACTTCGGATTGCATATTGTCAAATACGTTATTTTCTTTAATAACTTTGCCAATTATTATTAGTTTAATTTAA
- the radA gene encoding DNA repair and recombination protein RadA produces the protein MVELEDLPSVGEKTAEKLRDAGFADMMRLATATPKELSVKAEIGEGVAEKVIEAARKAEKIDFETAYDVLERRKEVGRISVGSQGFNDLIGGGIETQSITEVFGEFGSGKSQISHELAVTVQLPIEQGGLEGQCVFIDTENTFRPERVEQIADGFELDHEEVLQNIHIARAFNSSHQILMAEKVNELIQQGNNIKLVIVDSLMAHFRAEYVGRESLAVRQQKLNQHLHALQQLANTYNIAVFITNQVQAKPDSFFGSPTKAIGGHVLGHASTYRIWLKKGLAGKRIARLVDSPHLPEGECVFKITNDGIVD, from the coding sequence ATGGTAGAGTTAGAAGATTTGCCAAGTGTCGGTGAAAAAACAGCAGAAAAATTAAGAGATGCAGGTTTTGCAGATATGATGAGATTAGCTACTGCAACTCCAAAAGAATTATCAGTAAAAGCAGAAATTGGTGAAGGTGTTGCAGAAAAAGTTATTGAAGCAGCACGTAAAGCTGAAAAGATTGACTTTGAAACTGCATATGATGTTCTTGAAAGAAGAAAAGAAGTAGGCCGTATTTCTGTAGGAAGTCAAGGGTTCAATGATCTTATTGGTGGAGGTATTGAAACCCAATCAATTACAGAAGTATTTGGAGAATTTGGTTCTGGTAAAAGTCAAATCTCTCACGAATTGGCTGTTACAGTACAACTTCCTATTGAACAAGGAGGTCTTGAAGGTCAATGTGTTTTCATTGATACTGAAAATACTTTCCGTCCAGAAAGAGTAGAACAAATTGCTGACGGCTTTGAATTAGATCACGAAGAAGTTTTACAAAATATTCACATTGCTCGTGCATTCAACTCTTCTCACCAAATCTTAATGGCTGAAAAGGTTAATGAACTTATCCAACAAGGCAATAATATTAAATTAGTTATTGTTGATTCTCTCATGGCTCATTTCAGAGCAGAATATGTTGGTCGTGAATCTTTAGCTGTAAGACAACAAAAATTAAACCAACACTTACATGCACTTCAACAACTTGCAAATACTTATAATATTGCTGTTTTCATTACTAATCAAGTTCAAGCAAAACCAGATTCATTCTTTGGAAGTCCTACTAAGGCTATTGGTGGACATGTATTAGGACACGCTTCAACTTACAGAATTTGGCTTAAAAAAGGACTTGCTGGTAAAAGAATTGCACGTTTGGTTGACAGTCCACACCTTCCTGAAGGTGAATGTGTATTTAAAATTACAAACGATGGTATTGTAGATTAG
- a CDS encoding glycosyltransferase family 2 protein, with the protein MKVSVVTPNFNGEKFLKDYFDSLNLNSKYIGEVIMVDNGSSDNSVEFIKKYPKDFDFKLIENKENLGFAKATNQAIEASKYPYVFSLNNDVKLESDTIEELLKLIKTDERIFSLSSKMIQMDYPNLIDDAGDSYTLLAYTQKIGDNKPSSEFNEVCEVFSSCAGAALYRKSILDEIGLFDENFFAYMEDVDLSYRAKINGYRNVYCPKAIVYHKGSGTSGSRYNEFKIRLAARNNVWVVYKNLPIPQKILNIGFLILGFLIKYLFFKRKGYGDIYLKGLREGLDNKEKINKVKFKSKNIKNYFKIEGQLIKNTFKLLK; encoded by the coding sequence ATGAAAGTTTCTGTAGTAACTCCTAATTTTAATGGTGAAAAATTCTTAAAAGACTATTTTGATTCTCTTAATTTAAATTCTAAATACATTGGAGAAGTTATAATGGTAGATAATGGATCCAGTGACAATAGCGTAGAGTTTATCAAGAAATATCCAAAGGATTTTGACTTTAAGCTGATTGAAAACAAGGAAAATCTGGGCTTTGCAAAGGCAACAAATCAGGCTATTGAAGCTTCCAAATATCCTTATGTATTCTCTTTAAACAATGATGTAAAACTGGAATCGGATACCATTGAAGAGCTGTTGAAACTAATAAAAACCGATGAAAGAATATTTTCTCTTTCATCAAAGATGATTCAAATGGACTATCCTAATCTGATTGATGATGCGGGGGATAGCTACACTTTACTTGCATATACTCAAAAAATAGGTGATAACAAACCATCAAGCGAATTCAATGAGGTTTGTGAAGTTTTTTCAAGTTGTGCCGGAGCTGCACTTTATAGAAAATCAATATTAGATGAAATAGGATTGTTTGACGAAAACTTCTTTGCATATATGGAAGATGTGGATTTGTCATATAGGGCCAAAATCAACGGGTATAGAAATGTCTACTGTCCAAAGGCCATTGTTTATCATAAGGGAAGCGGAACTTCCGGTAGCAGATACAATGAATTTAAAATTAGGCTGGCTGCAAGAAATAACGTTTGGGTGGTTTATAAAAATCTGCCAATTCCACAAAAGATTTTGAATATCGGATTTTTAATTTTGGGTTTTTTAATCAAATATTTGTTCTTCAAAAGAAAAGGGTATGGGGACATTTATCTTAAGGGCCTTCGGGAAGGCTTGGATAATAAAGAAAAAATTAATAAAGTAAAATTCAAATCTAAAAATATCAAGAACTATTTTAAGATTGAAGGCCAATTAATAAAAAACACATTCAAACTTTTAAAGTGA
- a CDS encoding glycosyltransferase family 2 protein produces the protein MNIDVSVIIPVYNSSKYISETLDSVINQDFNSFELIIVNDGSVDNSLDIIKNTLKDSKIYYTIINQENNGVSHARNVGIENAKGQYVIFVDDDDIIAKNHISCLFENANGNDGSFTEMLKITEKGEIVGDQELYLSIDGKNRISSKDLIKLELTMNIPFSFCQIMYKKELITEKFNENAIYGEDTEFVLKNLINANVLGICPKPTYFYRQRENSATGKADFKRFEIVDIFENLARYYEKNNLNDLAELIITNRIPKAIFGNLMYFFYHDYEFNQLMNVMKQLDLLIKLKNFKGESKFRFKIKLFLLNPKLYYRAWKTFKDGIE, from the coding sequence ATGAATATTGATGTGAGTGTTATCATTCCAGTTTATAATTCTTCTAAATATATATCAGAAACATTGGATTCAGTCATTAATCAGGATTTTAATAGTTTTGAATTGATAATTGTTAATGATGGATCAGTTGATAATAGCCTGGATATTATAAAAAACACTTTAAAAGATTCAAAAATATATTATACTATTATAAATCAAGAAAATAATGGAGTAAGTCATGCTCGTAATGTTGGAATTGAAAATGCAAAAGGACAATACGTCATTTTTGTCGATGATGACGATATAATAGCTAAAAATCATATAAGTTGCTTATTTGAAAATGCTAATGGTAATGATGGGAGCTTTACGGAAATGCTTAAGATTACCGAAAAGGGTGAAATTGTCGGTGATCAGGAATTGTATCTTTCTATTGACGGTAAAAACAGAATTTCATCAAAAGATTTAATAAAATTAGAGCTTACTATGAATATTCCATTTAGTTTTTGTCAAATAATGTATAAAAAAGAATTAATAACAGAAAAATTCAATGAAAATGCAATTTATGGTGAGGATACCGAATTTGTTCTGAAAAATCTAATAAATGCAAATGTCTTGGGAATTTGCCCAAAACCGACTTATTTCTACAGGCAAAGAGAGAATTCAGCAACTGGTAAAGCGGACTTTAAACGGTTTGAAATTGTTGATATTTTTGAAAATCTGGCCAGATATTACGAAAAAAACAATTTAAACGATTTGGCTGAATTAATCATAACAAACAGAATTCCAAAAGCGATTTTTGGAAATCTGATGTATTTCTTTTATCATGACTATGAATTTAATCAATTAATGAATGTAATGAAACAATTAGATCTACTAATAAAACTTAAAAATTTTAAAGGAGAAAGTAAATTTAGATTTAAAATAAAATTATTCTTACTAAATCCAAAATTATATTATAGAGCATGGAAAACCTTTAAGGATGGAATTGAATGA
- a CDS encoding glycosyltransferase family 2 protein — protein MDLSVIIVNYNTFELTRDTINSILKYDYPFTVEIIVTDNNSTDDSLSKLKNFFKDTSVKFIKSDENLGFAAGNNIAIKQSKGRYILLLNSDTIIKKNTLENIYNYMEKHQDVGAVGCKVLLENGELDKACKRSFPNPANAFSRLFYIKTNHNDYNLDNLDDDGIYEIDCLTGAFMFIRREALQDSGLLDETFFMYGEDIDLCYRIKQNGWKIIYYGQSEILHYKGASSKKQKSKLIYEFYRAMYIYYKKHLYNDNSFFMNITVFLGIALLCFSKLFLNLFKRKN, from the coding sequence ATGGATCTTTCTGTTATAATTGTAAATTATAATACATTTGAGCTTACAAGAGACACTATTAACTCAATTCTAAAATATGACTATCCTTTTACAGTTGAAATCATTGTTACTGATAACAATTCAACAGACGATAGCTTATCAAAGCTTAAGAATTTCTTTAAAGATACAAGTGTCAAATTCATAAAGTCAGATGAAAATTTAGGTTTTGCTGCAGGCAACAACATTGCAATTAAACAATCTAAAGGGAGATACATACTACTTTTAAACTCAGATACAATTATTAAAAAGAACACTCTTGAAAATATTTATAATTATATGGAAAAACATCAGGATGTAGGGGCGGTAGGATGTAAGGTGCTTCTGGAAAACGGGGAATTGGATAAGGCTTGCAAAAGATCATTTCCAAATCCCGCCAATGCGTTTTCAAGATTATTCTATATAAAAACCAATCACAATGACTATAATTTGGATAATCTTGACGACGATGGGATATATGAAATTGATTGCCTTACAGGAGCCTTCATGTTTATAAGAAGGGAAGCTTTGCAGGATTCAGGCCTTCTTGATGAGACATTTTTCATGTATGGTGAAGATATTGATCTCTGTTATAGAATAAAGCAGAACGGATGGAAAATCATCTATTACGGTCAATCCGAGATACTCCATTATAAAGGAGCCAGCAGCAAAAAGCAAAAATCCAAGCTGATATATGAATTTTATAGGGCAATGTATATTTACTATAAAAAACATTTATATAATGATAATTCATTTTTCATGAATATTACTGTATTTTTAGGTATAGCTTTATTATGTTTTTCAAAGCTATTTTTAAACTTGTTTAAAAGAAAAAATTAA